The window TATGCGAAAAACCGTCGGGAGAAAAGCCTGGAGCTCGAGGAGCTGGGCGGCGCGTTATAAAAGCAGACCGTACCGGCTCTGGAGTCCAGGGCGGCTAAGTCGTGCGAGAGCGGTATAACGCGTGTGCATGATTTATTCTTTATTAACGCGGCAAATCGGGTATGTCAAGGAGCAGATGACCAACGTCTTTTGAACCACGGATGGACGCAGATAAACGCGGATATGAAAGGCTAGGCCTGAGATTTGAAACTGAAAACTTGCAACTTGAAACTTCACCCTTCCAGGTTTTGTACATTCCTGAATTATGCCGCACTTGTGCTGCTGCTTTCCGCATCCATGGCGGGAGTGCAGGCAGCGCCACCCACGGTGGAGCAGGTGAAGGAATTGCGCCAGAGGTATGAGCAGGCAATCCGACTCTACCAGGAAGGAGAGTATAGCAAATCTATAGAGCTTTTCGAGCACAATCTCGCCGTAGATTCCGCGTCGAAGGGTTCGCTGCTTTTTTCCGGGCTGGCTTATCTGCAACTGGGCCAGTTTGAAAAGGCTGATGAACGATTCGTCCGATTTCTCAAATTGGAGCCTCTGAATGAAGTCGGCTTGATCGGCGCGATCAAAGCCAGGCAGACGCTCGGCCAAGCCGCTGAGGTGGAACGCCTGCGGAAAATTTTGCAGGACGAACGCGATTCCGGAAAAAATCCCAGGTTGAATGCCCTCCTCAGCTATGAGCGCCAGACGATTCGGCTTCCCGATGGCTCGCAAATTTCCATCCTGGAAAATCTGGATAAAAACGGGACGTATGTGTGGGCGTATTTACTGGTGGCTTCGGACAAAAAAGTGGTCAAGAGAAGGCTGGAGCTGGCGCCAGCCCCGCCGGAAACCGCCGGAGTGAAGTTTTTGCTTGGGGAAGTGCAAAGCGAAGGCGGGAAAACGACGGGCTACAAGATCCACCGTTTTTACACGGCGCTGCCATCGTTTGAGAAGGCGCGCGAAGAAGCGGTGAAGCTGTTGGAAAGTAAGCAGTAAAAGCCTTGGGCGGGACGCCCAAGCCACAAAAAAACCCGCCCTGTTTCCAAGGCGGGTTTTTGCTTTCTCCGGTTTGACCCGAAAATTATTTCTTTGAGCCGGCCACTACAATCTGGCGGCCCATGAAATCGGTCCGATGATATTTTTCGGAGGCTTCCTTTGCTGTTTCCAGGGAGCCCATTTCGACAAAGCCGAATCCCTTCGAGTTGGAACGGGCGTCGCGTACGATTTCGACATTGATCACCTGGCCAACCTTGGAGAAGTGATCGAACAGATCGCTTTCCGAAGTTTCATAGGGCAGGTTGCCGATGTACAGGCGCGGGGTCAGCACCTCGGGCTTTTCGTTGGACTCGGGCCGGGGCTGGCGTTCGCTCCGTGCCGCGAAATCCGGACGTCCATTCGCCCTGTTTCTATTCGGGGCCTGTGCATTGTCCTTTTTGCCCAATCCCAGCAGCTTGCTGAAGAAGGCGATCACAGGGTTGGTTTTGGTTTGGGGCTTTTGGCCCGGGTTGCGATTGCGGTCTCCGGGGTGGGGGCGCATTCCGCCGCGACGGCGGCGTCCGCCGCCGGATCTGGGGCGGCCCGATCTTTGCATGTTCATGTTACAAGTTTGCCCAAGGAAGGATCTGCGAATCCGAATTCGGATTTAAAAGCCTGCGGCGCAGGTCAGGCACTCTGATGGGAAGGGTGGATCAAAACGCAAACCCTTGGAGCCAGTCCAACTCGGAACATGAGGACTTTCTCCATTTCTGGCGCAGATCCCGGTGAGGGGACCGGCAAAATTTCCGATAATTCAGCCAAGGTCATAACGTTTCCGGTCGATTCATATCTAAAGACCGAATATTTCCCAAAAGAGTATCGCCAGCAGCTTTCGAACCGGGCGTTCAGTGCGCCATGTGCAAGCGGTTCATTCGCAAGTATCCAAGCCGGTCATTTTGAAATGGTTCAGGTCAGGTGCTGCAATTTTATCCCGGCAATCCACAATTCAGATTGCTTCGGCAGCTCCTCCAGTTGACCCGGCTAAATCCCTGAGCGTAACTCCTTTCTCAGCATTTGATCTTATTTGAATAAGCAGGCGCGGCAATACAAAACATAAAAAACAGGATATTAAATCCTGTAAATCATTCAAAGCAAGTAGGTTAGGATGTGGATCGGGCCTGCTTGGCAGGATCTGTCCGTTTTCACAGCTTCTCAGAAGCAAACGGCGGGATGGGGCAGCCCAGACTGGCCGAGATGGCGCGCAGCAATTCCCCTTCTTCCAGATTGATCTGTTGATCCGTCATAACCGTGCTGGCGCAGGCGTAAAGGATGTTTCTTCGGATGAGCGGCGCAGCCAGGACGATTTGATTCAAAGCCGCGTCCACTGCGGACAAGGCGCATGATTCAGGCGGCGGCAGGGTAAAATTCTGTCCGGTGACATTGAGCTGGCTCGTTCCCTTGTTGAAAGCGGCGAGCATTTCATCTTCGCCGCCATCTTTGACGCGGGCCAGGGCTCCAAGCAACGTAACTGCAGCGTCCAGGACCGGCAGGAGGGACTGGTAGCGGATCTTGGGCGGCGGCGAGGGATGGAAGTGCGCATCGAGATGGTAGCGCAGCATTTTTTGCAGGGTGTAT of the Candidatus Methylacidiphilales bacterium genome contains:
- a CDS encoding RNA-binding protein encodes the protein MNMQRSGRPRSGGGRRRRGGMRPHPGDRNRNPGQKPQTKTNPVIAFFSKLLGLGKKDNAQAPNRNRANGRPDFAARSERQPRPESNEKPEVLTPRLYIGNLPYETSESDLFDHFSKVGQVINVEIVRDARSNSKGFGFVEMGSLETAKEASEKYHRTDFMGRQIVVAGSKK